In the Ignavibacteriales bacterium genome, CACTTAAGGATGGGAATATTCCGCTCTTAGCAATTGTAACTCCGCTTTCTGCTGCACTTAGATTTAACTGTGAACTTTTATAATCAAAACGATTATCCAAAGCTGCATTTACCATAGCTTGTATATCTTCAAAATCTTTCATGTAGGAATCAGTATCTAAAGTTTTTTTGGCAACAAAAGGATCTACAAGTGAGTAATCCTCGAGAACATTTAATGAAAGATAATTTAACAGTGCTGCTTTAGAAGATTCATAATTGTTCTGAGTTTGAATAAGTAATAGTTCTGCACTTCCCAACTGAACTTGGGCCGAATAAACATCCGCAAGTGTAATAGATCCTAAACGATTTCTTTCTTGAACTGTCTCGTAAAATTTTTGGAAATACTTAACATTTTCTTCACGAACATTCATAAGTTCTTCTGCATTTAGCACAACGTAAAAATAATCTGTTGTGGTAAATACAATGTTCTGTTTTAGTTTTGAAATATTATACTCGCTTGCTTTCACATTATCTTTTCTTTCAGAAATTGTAGCGTAGTTTGCAAGACCATCAAAAAGTGTAACACTACCACCAACACCAACACTGTAACTTCTATTTTCGGCAATTGATGCAGGAATATCAGTTGTGTTTCCGAAGAAATCTCTCTGGACTCCACCTTTGTCATCTGTTCTTTGCCAGTTCCAGCTAGCAGAAGCTCCAAGACTTGGTAATAATGAACCATACGCATTCTTTAATTGAGATTCACTAGATAAAAGATTGTTCTTAGACTTAATTAGCAAAGTATTTTTTTGAAGAGCAATTGAAATTGCTTCATCTAGAGTTAGCTTTTTCTGAGCATATACCGGTAATGCTAACAACAAAACAATAAATAAAATTAAATATCTTTTCATTAGTCTCTCCTTTTGAGAACAATTAAGATTTACTTTCTTAAGTATTATGACGAGATAAGTACTGAAAAAGTTACATTCTAAAGATAAGAAGATGTTTACTTTTTATTTTTAAGATATTCATCTTTTATTGATAAAAAATAAGCATAAGCTTCTTCATAATTATTACCAATTTTGCCATCAAGAATTGCTTCCTCAATTGTAGTCTTTATATCCCCAACAAGTTTTGAAGGAGGAATGTTACAGATTTTCATAATTTCTTCTCCTCTAACCGGAGACTGAAACGCTCGTAATTTATCTCTCTTGCGAACATCTTTAACTTTTTGCATTACAATTTCATAATTCTCAAGATACTTCGTTACTTTATTTGGATTCTTACTTGTAATATCAGCGCGGCAAAGAGTAATTAAATCATCCAGGTCATCATCAGCAGTAACTATAAGTCTTCTAATTGCTGAATCAGTTACTTCTTCATCCACCAAAGCAATCGGTCGTAAATGTAACCGAATTAACTTTTCAATGTAATCTAATTTGGTAAGAGGAAGTTTCATCCTTTCAAAGATTGATTTCATCATTCTTGCACCGAGTTCTTCATGCCCATGATAAGTCCAACCTGTTCCCTCAACAAATTTTTTGGTTGGCGGTTTTGCAATATCATGTACTAAAGCCGCAAACCTCAACCAAATGTTATCACTAACTAAAGCAATATTATCAACTACTATACATGTGTGGTAGAAAACATCTTTATGGTGAAAATCATTTCTTTGTTCTACTCCGGCAAGATTATGCAATTCGAGAAGAATTACTTTTAAAACTCCGCTCTCAAATAATAATATTAACCCGATCGAAGGTTTATCAGCTGCAAGTATCTTCATTAATTCATCTGTAATTCTTTCTTGAGAAACAATCTTAAGACGGTCAGCCATTAAGCTTGCGGCTTTCATAACAGATTCATCAACTTGAAAATTCAACTGCGCAGCAAAACGAAATGCACGCATTATTCGAAGTGGATCGTCATCAAAAGTTTTTTCAGGTCTCAGTGGTGTACGAATTAATTTTCTCTCGATATCATTTATTCCGTCAAACTTGTCAATCAACTTTCCAAATGTATTTTCATTTAATGAAACAGCTAAACTGTTTATTGTAAAGTCGCGTCGATTAAGATCATCATCAAGCGTACCTTTTTCTACTTTAGGATTACGACTGTTGCGTTTATAAGATTCTTTGCGAGCCCCAACAAATTCAAGTGCTATTCCTTGATAATTAAAATGTGCTGTCCCGAAATTTTTATAGACAGTTACTTCTTTTATTCCCAGATCATTTGCTAATTGCTCGGCAAAATTAATTCCGTCACCTACCACTAAAAAATCCATTTCATTCTTATTTCGTTTTAATATAATATCACGAACAAATCCGCCGACAAGATAAAGTTCTTCGTTTCTCCTCTCAGCGAGCGATGAAGCAATTTTTAAAAACTTATATTTATTTAATATTGTTTTAAAATCCATTACATCACTTTGTATAAGTTATTTTTATTTCTTCATGGTTATTCTTAAACCAATTTACCATTTTTAAGTTTTCTATAAACATATGATCACTATTATCATCTTTCCTAAAATCTAATGATCTTACTGCAAAATATTGTGCTGTTTCATAATCTAGATTTCTTAAAGCGTACTTTGAAATTTCCAATGCTGCATAACTTGAGGAGTAATCCTGAACTTTAATGCTTCTTTTAAATTCAGTTACTAAATCTTCTAAACTATTGTTGTCATTCGTAGAATAATTGATCAGAGTTGGTATTAAAAAATATTTTATTCCTTTCGAATTAAGAGATAGTAATTTTTGATACTTCTGTTTTTGATTATAATTCAAGTATTTTTTTAAGGAATCAACTCCTTCTTCTAGAATAGATTTTCTAATTAACACTTCATTTGTAAAATTGATGTGGGGACTCTGTACAATCAGCGAATCATACTCAGAAACCGCTTTAACATATTGATTCGTTTGGATCAACAAATCCCCTAAGATCAATTCTAAATTATAATAGAATTGACTTGTTCTAAAATTAACTATTTGATTATTCAAAAACTCTTCAGCTGTTGCATAATTTTTTTCAGCTGAATATGATGATACTACCCCCAATAATGACTGATAAGAATTTGAATAATTGTAAACATTCTTAAATAAGTTAAAAGCTTCCGAATATTTTTTATTTTTATATAATTCCCAGGCCTTATTAACTTCGGACGCAGCCATTCGAGGGCAATATTTTTTAAATATACTTACTCCGCCGAAATAAAGTTGAGCTCTACTCTTATTGAATTCAATTTGATAATTCTCCATGAATAATTCGTAATCTTTGACAAGTTCATTAAGTTTTTTCCCATATACTTTTTGAAAATCATTTACTTGATATAAATATTTAATTTTTGATATACCAAATTTATCTTCAAGATATTTTAGAAAAGACCCGGCATATATATATGAGATTGATGATGTCCGTGAAAAAAAATTAATTCCGCTAAACAGTTTTGCAATAGGGTATTTATAACCAGCTGTAAAAGCAAGTTTAGCCATGTATTGAATCGGGTAATCATCATAATTATTTTCAATTGCCATAGCCAAACCTTCAATCATTGCCGGATTAAAGTCTGCCGAAACTTTGAATGGTGTTTGACCAAATTCCCCAGCTAAAATATGTACTAGTTCATGTTTTAGAGTTCTTCCATAATTATAGTAATTCGAAAAAATTTGTTTCAACCATGGTTTTGCAATATCAGCATTTCCTGAACCTAATAATTCTCTTTTACTTTCTTTCCCGGGAAATAGATATGAATCAATATTATGCGAGAATGGTAATGTAAGTTGAATCTTAATCTGGTCTAAGTAATATTCATGAAGAAGCGCATTATATCGGTTTTCTTTATCTCCTCGAAGTGAATCTGGTAAATGAATTTGGAAATTATTTGTAATTATGGTTGAAGCAAGTTCTTTTTCAATACGTTTTTTATCAGTAGCAAAAAATAATTTCGGTTTCAATATCGAGAAGAAAAATGAGAGGAAAATCAGAATAAAAACAATAAGAGTTTTATTCTTTTTCTCATTATTTAAGACTATTCTTGATGAGTAAAACAGTAGAATGAAAAAAGCTACATTGAAAATTCTATATGCTAATAAAATGCGATCAACGGATAAATCTTCATCGTAAATAGTACCAGGGAAATAACCAAATATTGGATTATAGAAATAGATTTGCGGATTAAAGAAGAACTCTGTTAATGGAGAAATTATTAATCCAATAGAAATTATAATGAAGAAATAAAAAGAATATTTTCTTGATAATGCTGTGCAGAAGTTCCCTAATGCACCGCCAAAAAAAAAGGAAGGAATTGAAATAACAAGATAGAAAAGTATACCATCTTTAATTGGGCAATTAGAGTTTAGGACACTTGATAAAAATCCAATTAGAAAAGGAATGATAATTGAAAAAGAAATAAATAATTTGTTCTTCAGCAATAAATCTATAGCACCTATTACAAAATCTTTTCTTTGGACTATAATAATCTGTAATCCGCCAATGATAAATAAGAAAATTCCATTAACAACAGAAAATTCGTAACCTAAAGTTTTTGTAAGAGGCAAAAATGTTAATAAAAGATTTATTAAAACTAGAAAGAAGACTAAAATTTTAGAAATATTTGAATGAAATTCTTCTAGTGAAATTCTCAAATTAAAATTCCGATGTTGAAACACGTTCTATATCAGCGCCTAAAGCTTTTAATTTTTCTTCTATTCTTTGGTATCCTCTATCAAGATGATATACTCTTAAAACTTCTGTGGTTCCTAATGCTGCTAATCCAGCTAATACTAATGAGGCACTAGCTCTAAGATCAGTAGACATTACTTTTGCACCTTTTAACTCTTTCACTCCTTTTACTACTGCGCTATTATTTATGATTTCAATATTTGCTCCTAATCTATTGAGTTCTGGGACATGATTAAATCTATCGTAGTAAATTGACTCTGTAATTGTGGAAGTACCATCAGCAAGAGACATGTATGAGGTCCATTGAGCTTGCATGTCAGTTGGAAATCCTGGGTAAGCTGAAGTAGTTATGTCAACACTTCTAGGGCTAATTGATGTGGCATCTATTTGCACTAACTTATTGCAATATGATAGAATAACTCCGCTATCTTCTAGTTTAGATAATATCAATTTAGCATTCTCAAAATTGCGGTAAACAAGATTAATCTTACTCTGTGTAATCGCAGCTGCCGTTAAAAGAGTTCCTGCTTCAATCCTATCAGCAATGTTTTCGATCTTTGAGGAACTTAATTCATCCACTCCTTCAATCTCAAGTATCGTTGATCCTATACCAGATATTTTTGCTCCCATCTCTCTTATATACTCAGCTAATAATGTTATCTCAGGTTCCATTGAAGCATTAGTAATTAATGTTGTTCCTTTAGCAAGTGAAGCTGCCATTAAAGCATTTCCCGTAGCTCCTACAGAAGAAATATCAAAGTGCAATTTAGTCCCTTGCAGTTTTTTTGATTTAGCTATTATGTATCCCTCTTCCAATTGAATCTCTGCACCTAACTTTTTCATAGCTTCTAAATGAAGATTTATAGGTCTTGGCCCCCATGCACAACCTCCAGGCATAGAAACTTTTGCATATCCATATCGTGATAATAAGGGTCCTAGAACATAAACAGATGCTCGCATTTTTTTTACATGTTCATAGGGTGCAATTTGATTGATAATGTGACTTGTATCCAGCGTTAAATTATGATCATGAAAGTTAGTTGCAACACCTAAATGATTAAGTAATTTAATCATTGTGTAAATATCACTTACTTCCGGTGTGTTATTAATGATATTTTTTCCTGAATTAAGGAGAGTAGCCGGCATTAAAGCTAACGCTGAATTTTTAGCCCCGCTTACTTCAACTGTACCGCTTAGTTTCTTACCGCCGTTTATTACAAATTTATCCAATGAATACCTTACTGAATTTTGAACATCATTCCTTTAACACCTGCTAAAAAGATTTGTCCCATAGGACTAATGGATAATCCATTCATATTGGAAGAAATTTGAGACTCAACTTGACTCCAATTTTCTCCTTTATCCTTCGATACTAATATAGTCCCAAGGTTTCCAATAATTATAGCATGGTCTTCCGAAATGTATTTTACTTTCTGAAATCCGCTTGTCAATTTAGTTTCAACTTTTTCCCAAGAATTACCGTAGTTATTTGTCCATAGTACAGTCCCATTACCACCTACAATCAAACCATATCCATTTTCTCTTAAATCAATTGACTTTAGATAATTATCAGTTAAAGAAGTCTCCACTTTATTCCATGAATTACCACTATTTGTAGTTGAAAGTATAATTCCATCCCATCCTACTGCAAATCCTCTCTTTGAATCGAAAAAAGAAAAATCGAAAATAATTTCATTAGTATTAGTAGTTACTTTATTCCAATTGACTCCACCATTTGTAGATTTTAGAATAAGTCCTTTATTGCCAGTAATAAAGCCAGTATTATTATCTACAAATTTAATCTTAAAATACTTATAACCTTTTTCTAAAGGTATTGATTGAAGTGAGTCAAGATTATTAATTCCTAATAGAAGAGAAGATGAATCTCCAACTATTAGAGCCTTTCCATTGGGGAATATATAAACATCACTTAATGGAATTGTTCGGTTAAGATTTTTACTTACCCAAGATTTTCCATTATCAGAGGAAGTTATTATCGTCCCAGAATCACCAACAGCAACGACAAATTTTTCGTTTGCAAAATAAAGAGAATTCAAATTGTTCTGCACACCACTTTCAACTTTAGTAATCTCACTAAATTTGAATTGCTTACTCTCTGATGAAAAGAGTTGCTGAATACTGTATTTCTTAAATTTATCTAATTGATTTGATGTTATTAGAGCATTCACTTGATTATAAACAAAATAAGAAAGTGCTATCATTAGAATTGTAAAACCCACAAATGCTGATACGGCAAATATTTTATATCTTTTTGAACGTGGTTTTGAACGGTTGAAATAGCTGGTATATAGTTTAGCAACATGTTTATCTAATTCTTGAACATCATTAAACATTTCTTCACATGAGCTATATCTATTCAAAGGGATCTTTTCCATAGCTTTAAGTAGAATCTTATCAACCAGTTCAGGAATTCCAGTCATCTTTTCAGAAACTCTAGGCGCAGTTTTTTTAAGATGACTATCCATAACTTCATATTCGCTTTGATAATCGAATGGAGGTTGACCGACTATCATTTCATAAGCTGTGCATCCTATAGAGTAAATATCACTCCGGTTAGTTACTTCTTCTCCTTTAACTTGTTCGGGACTCATATAATAAACAGTACCAATTTTAGAACCGGTTTTAGTCATATCATTTTCAACAAGCGATTTCGAAATTCCGAAATCCATTATTTTGGTTATGCCTTCCTTATTTAAAATGATATTTGACGGTTTAATATCTCTGTGAATAAATCCTTTGGAATGTGCATAACCTATACCGAGCAATAATTGTTTGATAATATAGATTACATCATACAAATTAAATCTGCCCTGCCGCTCAATAACTTTTTCAAGACTTTCTCCTTCTACATACTCCATCACTATACCAAGCAGATTTGAATATTCGATAAAACCGTGTACTGTTACTATATTGGGATGAGATAGTTTAGCATGGTTCTTAGCTTCGCGTTTAAATCTTTCAATAAATCTTTCTTTATCTAAGACTTGCGAGTTTAACATTTTAATTGCTACATATCTGTCGAGCTTTGTGTCAAAAGCTTTATAGACAATCCCCATGCCTCCTTTTCCAAGAACGGAGACAACTCGATAATTTTCGATCATTTTACCAATTAAATTATCCATGCCTTATCACTAACAATTTTTATTTTCAATATAACAATTTCTCCTTTTTCTTTTGTTATTACAAACTGAAATAAGTGTCAAAATCGGTTTCTTTGTTTTTTCTTATCATTTAACTAATTTTGCGAGCCCAATGCGAGACTGGCGGAATTGGCAGACGCGCTAGACTTAGGATCTAGTATCGAGAGATGTGGGGGTTCGAGTCCCCCGTCTCGCACTAATTACTAATTAAAACACTACAATAACGAGGTATTTTTGGACATTAAAGTGAATCAACTATCAGATTCTCAGCAAGAAGTTGAAGTAAATCTGAATTACGATGAAATCCTTCCGGAAATCAATGATGCTTACGATGAAGAAAGAAAGACCATTACCATAGACGGTTTTAGAAAAGGGAAAGCGCCGATGGGAATGATTAAAAAACTTTATGGAGAAGCTATTGAATATAAAGCAAGTGAAAAAATTGCGAATAAAAAATTTTGGAATGCTATTGATCAACAAAATTTAAAACCTATCAGTACTCCGCAAATGATGGATCTCGATTTTGTCCCGGGGACTAAACTATTCTTTAAGGTTAAGTATGAAATAAAACCAAAACTAAATCTTAAAAGTTATAAAGGTTTAGAAATTGAAAAACCCATTTTCAAAATAAAAGACGGTGAAGTAGAACGTGAAATTGATTTCTTATTAAAACCGCATTTTAAATTTGAAGCTGCTGATAAAATAGAAAACATAAATTTTAGGATAACAGTCAATCTGCAAAGAATGGATGCTCAAGGTATACCAATGATTGGACACCGAAGCGAGAATATGATTATTGATTTAACTGACGAAAAAGTTAATCCGCAAATCAAAGAAAACGCACAAGGTAAAAAGGTTGGTGAATTATTTAATTTTACTTTTACTGATGAACATTATCACGGTGAAGAACTTCATAGAGAAGAGTTTAATTATTTAGCTGATGTTATTAAGATAGAAAAACAAGTTAAGCCTGAACTCACTGAAGAAATTGTGAAAAAGATCTCCGGTGATAAAGCTTCAACTCCAGAAGAACTTAATTCATTCCTCAGAAAAAATATTGAAGATTACTACATCAAACAATCTGATGAGATTTTTACTAACAATTTGCTCGGTGAAATTGTAAAGAATAATGAATTCACTCCTCCGCCCGGTTATGTAAGTTCTGTTCATAAGAGAATGGTAGAGTTGGAAAGAGAAAATTCTAAACGTTATAAAATGCCTAACTTTGATGAACAAGCAGTTACTGAATATTATAAACCAAGAGCTGATTGGAATTCTAAATGGCAAATCATTTTAGAAAATCTTGCCGAAGCTGAAAATATTAAAGTTGAAGATTCAGAATTAGAAGAATTAGCCAAGAAGGAAGCTGAAACAATTGGAATTTCAGTTGCCAAGCTTGTAAAATATTATAAAGACACTAATCGTTCGGAAATGTTACTGGAAGAAAAAGTGATTAAGTACTTGAAAGAACAAACAAAGATCAAAGAAGTTAATGCTGAAGAAAAAATTAAAGAGAAAAAGGAAAAATCAAATGAAGCATAATATTCTTACACAAACTCAAATGAACCAAAAATTTGAAATCTATAACCAGCTTGTTCCTTATGTAATTGAACAAACAGGCCGCGGTGAAAGAGGGATGGATATTTTTTCCCGTCTATTGAGAGAACGTATCATCTTCCTTGGAACTGCAATTGATGATCATATTGCAAGTTTAACAATTGCACAATTACTTTTTCTTGAAGCAGAAGATCCTGATAAAGATATTTATCTTTATATCAATTCACCTGGTGGAAGTGTTTCTGCCGGTCTTGCAATTTATGATACAATGAAATATGTTCGCTCAAAAGTCTCAACTATTTGTGTTGGATTAGCAGCAAGTATGGGTGCTGTTCTGCTTGCCGGAGGTGAATCAGGAAAACGTTCTTCCCTTCCAAATTCTAAAATCATGATACATCAACCATGGGTTGGCGGATTGCAAGGACAAACTACTGATATCGAAATCCACGCAAAGGAAATGATCAAGACAAGAGAAACACTTTATAAAATTCTTGTTGATAATACCGGAAAAACTTATGACCAGATTTCGAGAGATTGCGACCGCGATTATTTTCTTAATGCTGAAGAAGCAAAAGAGTATAAGTTAATAGAC is a window encoding:
- a CDS encoding TolC family protein; protein product: MKRYLILFIVLLLALPVYAQKKLTLDEAISIALQKNTLLIKSKNNLLSSESQLKNAYGSLLPSLGASASWNWQRTDDKGGVQRDFFGNTTDIPASIAENRSYSVGVGGSVTLFDGLANYATISERKDNVKASEYNISKLKQNIVFTTTDYFYVVLNAEELMNVREENVKYFQKFYETVQERNRLGSITLADVYSAQVQLGSAELLLIQTQNNYESSKAALLNYLSLNVLEDYSLVDPFVAKKTLDTDSYMKDFEDIQAMVNAALDNRFDYKSSQLNLSAAESGVTIAKSGIFPSLSGNYSYGTSAITTGDLFNRKQLSVSLSLNVPIFSNFGIESQIQFAKVNALNAQEDLLALERQIKIEIKQTYLDLVAAKKSLDVASKSVFAAEETRKINQERYNLGSATILDVLQASRDYQDALRNKINAGYDFYRQHDKLNNAIGRLEFSKYE
- a CDS encoding CCA tRNA nucleotidyltransferase codes for the protein MDFKTILNKYKFLKIASSLAERRNEELYLVGGFVRDIILKRNKNEMDFLVVGDGINFAEQLANDLGIKEVTVYKNFGTAHFNYQGIALEFVGARKESYKRNSRNPKVEKGTLDDDLNRRDFTINSLAVSLNENTFGKLIDKFDGINDIERKLIRTPLRPEKTFDDDPLRIMRAFRFAAQLNFQVDESVMKAASLMADRLKIVSQERITDELMKILAADKPSIGLILLFESGVLKVILLELHNLAGVEQRNDFHHKDVFYHTCIVVDNIALVSDNIWLRFAALVHDIAKPPTKKFVEGTGWTYHGHEELGARMMKSIFERMKLPLTKLDYIEKLIRLHLRPIALVDEEVTDSAIRRLIVTADDDLDDLITLCRADITSKNPNKVTKYLENYEIVMQKVKDVRKRDKLRAFQSPVRGEEIMKICNIPPSKLVGDIKTTIEEAILDGKIGNNYEEAYAYFLSIKDEYLKNKK
- the murA gene encoding UDP-N-acetylglucosamine 1-carboxyvinyltransferase; protein product: MDKFVINGGKKLSGTVEVSGAKNSALALMPATLLNSGKNIINNTPEVSDIYTMIKLLNHLGVATNFHDHNLTLDTSHIINQIAPYEHVKKMRASVYVLGPLLSRYGYAKVSMPGGCAWGPRPINLHLEAMKKLGAEIQLEEGYIIAKSKKLQGTKLHFDISSVGATGNALMAASLAKGTTLITNASMEPEITLLAEYIREMGAKISGIGSTILEIEGVDELSSSKIENIADRIEAGTLLTAAAITQSKINLVYRNFENAKLILSKLEDSGVILSYCNKLVQIDATSISPRSVDITTSAYPGFPTDMQAQWTSYMSLADGTSTITESIYYDRFNHVPELNRLGANIEIINNSAVVKGVKELKGAKVMSTDLRASASLVLAGLAALGTTEVLRVYHLDRGYQRIEEKLKALGADIERVSTSEF
- a CDS encoding protein kinase, whose protein sequence is MDNLIGKMIENYRVVSVLGKGGMGIVYKAFDTKLDRYVAIKMLNSQVLDKERFIERFKREAKNHAKLSHPNIVTVHGFIEYSNLLGIVMEYVEGESLEKVIERQGRFNLYDVIYIIKQLLLGIGYAHSKGFIHRDIKPSNIILNKEGITKIMDFGISKSLVENDMTKTGSKIGTVYYMSPEQVKGEEVTNRSDIYSIGCTAYEMIVGQPPFDYQSEYEVMDSHLKKTAPRVSEKMTGIPELVDKILLKAMEKIPLNRYSSCEEMFNDVQELDKHVAKLYTSYFNRSKPRSKRYKIFAVSAFVGFTILMIALSYFVYNQVNALITSNQLDKFKKYSIQQLFSSESKQFKFSEITKVESGVQNNLNSLYFANEKFVVAVGDSGTIITSSDNGKSWVSKNLNRTIPLSDVYIFPNGKALIVGDSSSLLLGINNLDSLQSIPLEKGYKYFKIKFVDNNTGFITGNKGLILKSTNGGVNWNKVTTNTNEIIFDFSFFDSKRGFAVGWDGIILSTTNSGNSWNKVETSLTDNYLKSIDLRENGYGLIVGGNGTVLWTNNYGNSWEKVETKLTSGFQKVKYISEDHAIIIGNLGTILVSKDKGENWSQVESQISSNMNGLSISPMGQIFLAGVKGMMFKIQ
- the tig gene encoding trigger factor, which gives rise to MNQLSDSQQEVEVNLNYDEILPEINDAYDEERKTITIDGFRKGKAPMGMIKKLYGEAIEYKASEKIANKKFWNAIDQQNLKPISTPQMMDLDFVPGTKLFFKVKYEIKPKLNLKSYKGLEIEKPIFKIKDGEVEREIDFLLKPHFKFEAADKIENINFRITVNLQRMDAQGIPMIGHRSENMIIDLTDEKVNPQIKENAQGKKVGELFNFTFTDEHYHGEELHREEFNYLADVIKIEKQVKPELTEEIVKKISGDKASTPEELNSFLRKNIEDYYIKQSDEIFTNNLLGEIVKNNEFTPPPGYVSSVHKRMVELERENSKRYKMPNFDEQAVTEYYKPRADWNSKWQIILENLAEAENIKVEDSELEELAKKEAETIGISVAKLVKYYKDTNRSEMLLEEKVIKYLKEQTKIKEVNAEEKIKEKKEKSNEA
- a CDS encoding ATP-dependent Clp protease proteolytic subunit, with the protein product MNQKFEIYNQLVPYVIEQTGRGERGMDIFSRLLRERIIFLGTAIDDHIASLTIAQLLFLEAEDPDKDIYLYINSPGGSVSAGLAIYDTMKYVRSKVSTICVGLAASMGAVLLAGGESGKRSSLPNSKIMIHQPWVGGLQGQTTDIEIHAKEMIKTRETLYKILVDNTGKTYDQISRDCDRDYFLNAEEAKEYKLIDNILVHRASPNNNNKK